A region of Bacillota bacterium DNA encodes the following proteins:
- a CDS encoding S1C family serine protease: MRLLVSFLLLVLVTGAVWAQGVLDSLEREVTALARKTQNAVVSVEGGALAPPGSSPSAFWMRPENEPTRRMLQTFRLFNLPNPITRKGSGFIVDREWVLTSADVVRGAEQCVVRLADGTKLTGRVVSLDDVTNLAMVKIPAVSLPALPLGDSDRVEQGSLVLCMGTLGGYERSLALCVVAGKERTGVIGQQQFLSNLIQISGAIGVGSSGAPVLNSRGEVVGVIVASIAPGMLFRPTDAGDSRQTGTPAPTLGTSVDMSLLGTTGGALAVPINDVKAVLDDMRAGRLRRPFLGIMPADRDGAEGAEVVRVVPGSPAARAGIRLGDVILSLNKSPVRRAADVTSVLRRLKPGDVVEIELLRGNQRLRVSAPLAERGNSR; the protein is encoded by the coding sequence ATGCGGTTACTCGTATCCTTTCTGCTGCTTGTGCTTGTCACCGGCGCGGTATGGGCACAGGGGGTGCTGGACTCTCTGGAGCGCGAGGTGACCGCGCTGGCTCGTAAGACACAGAACGCGGTGGTCTCTGTGGAAGGGGGCGCGCTGGCACCTCCGGGTTCTTCGCCTTCTGCCTTCTGGATGAGACCCGAGAACGAGCCCACACGCCGTATGCTGCAGACCTTCCGGCTGTTCAACCTGCCCAATCCCATCACCCGCAAGGGCAGTGGTTTCATTGTGGACAGGGAGTGGGTACTGACCAGTGCGGATGTGGTGCGGGGAGCGGAGCAGTGCGTCGTGCGCCTTGCAGACGGCACCAAGCTGACGGGCCGGGTGGTCAGCCTTGATGATGTGACCAATCTGGCGATGGTGAAAATCCCTGCGGTGTCTTTGCCTGCCTTGCCTCTGGGCGACTCGGATAGGGTAGAGCAGGGTAGCCTTGTGCTGTGCATGGGCACGCTGGGCGGTTACGAGCGGTCGCTTGCCCTGTGTGTGGTTGCAGGGAAGGAGCGCACGGGCGTTATTGGTCAGCAGCAGTTTTTGTCCAACCTGATACAGATTTCGGGCGCAATCGGAGTGGGGAGCAGCGGTGCGCCGGTACTCAACTCGCGGGGCGAGGTGGTGGGTGTGATTGTCGCCAGTATCGCCCCCGGGATGCTCTTTCGCCCGACCGATGCAGGGGATAGCAGGCAAACCGGCACCCCCGCGCCCACTCTGGGAACTTCGGTAGACATGTCGCTGCTGGGCACGACGGGCGGCGCGCTGGCAGTGCCAATTAACGATGTGAAAGCGGTGCTGGACGATATGCGGGCAGGGAGATTGCGTCGCCCCTTCCTCGGTATCATGCCCGCTGACCGCGACGGCGCGGAGGGCGCAGAGGTGGTGCGTGTGGTGCCAGGCAGCCCCGCTGCACGTGCCGGAATCCGCCTGGGAGATGTCATCCTGTCTCTAAATAAGTCGCCCGTACGCCGCGCTGCGGACGTGACGAGTGTCCTGCGTCGTCTGAAACCCGGAGACGTTGTGGAGATAGAACTTTTGCGTGGTAACCAGAGGCTCCGGGTAAGCGCGCCTCTGGCAGAAAGGGGCAACTCGCGATGA
- a CDS encoding glycoside hydrolase family 140 protein has product MHPSRRFLMWENGTPFFYLGDTAWELFHRLNRREASLYLKDRAAKGFTVIQAVALAELDGLHTPNPYGHRPLINDDPTRPNEEYWKHVDDIVDMANRLGMFIGLLPTWGDKWNKKMGRGPRIFTPQNARVYGEWIGNRYKGRKIIWILGGDRPLESEQHYAILRSMAEGIRAAVGRSQLMSFHPVGQQHSSQYFHKDDWLDFNMVQSGHIQNNENWKFIARDYALNPVKPCMDAEPGYENMASHFEPKNGFMTAYDSCKFAYWSLFAGAHGHTYGCNEVWQMWQPGREPVLHAHLPWREAIKLPGFGQVQYAKRLLLSRPFFDRMPDQSILAMEEGAGALHVQATRAIDGSYAMIYLPLCRPVQVNMDKIAGKRAVAWWYDPRTGKVKHAGSFATRGVQQFIPPPAPDGGDWVLVLDEEERRFAEPGKQVSAG; this is encoded by the coding sequence ATTCACCCATCACGGCGCTTTCTCATGTGGGAGAACGGAACTCCCTTCTTCTACCTGGGCGACACCGCGTGGGAGCTGTTCCACCGCCTGAACCGGCGTGAGGCGTCACTCTACCTGAAAGACCGTGCTGCCAAAGGCTTTACCGTCATTCAGGCGGTCGCACTGGCAGAACTGGACGGACTGCACACTCCCAACCCTTACGGGCACAGGCCTTTGATCAACGATGACCCCACGCGCCCCAATGAAGAGTACTGGAAGCACGTGGATGACATCGTGGACATGGCGAACCGTCTCGGAATGTTCATCGGATTACTACCCACATGGGGTGACAAGTGGAACAAAAAAATGGGGCGTGGGCCCCGAATCTTCACCCCGCAGAATGCTCGTGTTTACGGTGAATGGATTGGCAACCGCTACAAAGGACGCAAGATTATCTGGATACTGGGGGGCGATCGTCCTCTGGAGAGTGAGCAGCATTATGCCATCCTGCGCAGCATGGCAGAGGGCATCCGTGCAGCCGTCGGACGCAGCCAGCTGATGTCCTTCCACCCAGTGGGGCAGCAACACTCCTCCCAGTACTTCCACAAGGATGATTGGCTGGACTTTAACATGGTGCAGTCCGGGCACATCCAGAACAACGAGAACTGGAAGTTCATCGCCAGGGACTATGCACTAAACCCGGTGAAGCCCTGTATGGACGCTGAGCCCGGCTACGAGAACATGGCGTCCCATTTCGAACCCAAAAACGGCTTTATGACAGCGTACGACTCGTGCAAATTCGCCTACTGGTCGCTGTTCGCGGGGGCGCATGGACACACTTACGGTTGCAACGAGGTCTGGCAGATGTGGCAACCGGGGCGTGAACCGGTTTTGCACGCCCATTTGCCGTGGCGAGAGGCAATCAAGCTGCCCGGTTTCGGTCAGGTACAGTACGCGAAGCGGCTGCTGCTGTCGCGCCCCTTCTTCGATCGGATGCCCGACCAGAGTATTCTTGCGATGGAGGAGGGGGCAGGGGCACTCCACGTACAGGCAACCCGCGCCATCGATGGCAGCTACGCCATGATATACCTGCCCCTGTGCAGACCTGTCCAGGTCAACATGGACAAAATCGCAGGTAAACGGGCGGTCGCATGGTGGTACGATCCCCGAACGGGCAAGGTGAAGCACGCGGGTAGCTTCGCAACACGCGGAGTGCAGCAATTCATCCCTCCGCCCGCGCCTGATGGCGGTGATTGGGTGCTGGTTCTGGATGAAGAGGAACGTAGGTTTGCCGAACCGGGTAAGCAGGTATCGGCTGGCTGA